One part of the Strigops habroptila isolate Jane chromosome 23, bStrHab1.2.pri, whole genome shotgun sequence genome encodes these proteins:
- the EEF1AKMT3 gene encoding EEF1A lysine methyltransferase 3 — protein MAAPARHVGAGARWEAAAGGEGGTETEREWEEEREWEEETEGEEEAEEEAAGTGALRAVFPRDPALFADTFPVLRRFRLCGRVLRIAQHHGPRLGLAANVWEAALALARFLEKQRFEFQGQSVIELGAGTGILGILAAMLGGDVTITDRPVALDQIRENVRLNFPAAAARPRVRALEWGQDEASFPREFQVVLGSDLVYDPGSFPALLRALRHLCGPRSRALLSARTRGGDSGSRYFFHRVLPPFFRVELLWQEQEHDIEIYGVTCRGGDAAPPVWGSCGEGGDAAMGVS, from the exons ATGGCTGCTCCCGCGCGCCACGTGGGTGCCGGGGCCCGGtgggaggcggcggcgggaggggaaggaggaacagaaaCGGAAcgggaatgggaagaggaacgggaatgggaagaggaaacggaaggggaagaggaagcgGAAGAGGAAGCGGCCGGGACCGGCGCGTTGCGGGCCGTGTTCCCCCGCGACCCCGCGCTCTTCGCTGACACGTTCCCGGTGCTGCGGCGGTTCCGGCTCTGCGGGCGCGTCCTGCGCATCGCGCAGCACCACGGGCCGCGCCTCGGGCTGGCGGCCAACGTCTGGGAGGCG GCGCTGGCCCTGGCCCGGTTCCTGGAGAAGCAGCGCTTCGAGTTCCAGGGCCAGTCCGTGATCGAGCTGGGCGCCGGCACCGGCATCCTCGGCATCCTGGCGGCAATGCTGG GCGGTGATGTGACCATCACGGACCGGCCGGTGGCGCTGGACCAGATCCGGGAAAACGTCCGGTTGAACttcccggcggcggcggctcggcCGCGGGTGCGGGCGCTGGAGTGGGGCCAGGACGAGGCCTCCTTCCCTCGGGAATTCCAGGTTGTTCTGGGCTCGGACCTCGTGTACGACCCGGGGTCGTTCCCGGCGCTGCTGCGGGCACTGCGGCACCTCTGCGGGCCCCGGTCCCGGGCTCTGCTCAGCGCCCGCACCCGAGGCGGGGACAGCGGCTCCCGGTACTTCTTCCACCGGGTCCTGCCTCCGTTCTTCCGGGTCGAGCTGttgtggcaggagcaggagcacgACATCGAGATCTATGGGGTGACCTGCCGGGGGGGGGACGCGGCACCCCCTGTCTGGGGGTCgtgcggggaggggggggacgCTGCAATGGGGGTGTCCTGA
- the TSFM gene encoding elongation factor Ts, mitochondrial isoform X1 has translation MQRAARGALCGAVRALPARFFRAAAPVLAADKESLVQLRRRTGLPILQCRDALLRCGGDLAQAEVWLLEQARRQGWSSAPMARDRPAREGLVGLLREGPAAVMVELSCETDFVARTSEFQRVVVQAALGAMELCRRAPPAARACSQHFLQPEELAELRTGPGGGPLNEELALAQGRLGEAVSLRHAAWLRVRPGSGFVSGYAHGGPAADAGAGPVALGTLGALVACGARGVARGGARGPALEALGRQVAQHVVGFAPRRVGRAGRARGGRGGGGEEEEEALLAQEFLHAPGRCVARVLRARGPLRVTGFVRFRCGEEPTADVTSR, from the exons ATGCagcgggcggcgcggggcgcgCTGTGCGGGGCGGTGCGG GCTCTCCCGGCCCGGTTCTtccgcgccgccgccccggTGCTGGCGGCGGACAAGGAGTCGCTGGTGCAGCTGCGGCGCCGCACGGGGCTCCCGATCCTGCAGTGCCGCGATGCGCTGCTGCGCTGCGGGGGGGACCTGGCGCAG GCGGAGGtctggctgctggagcaggcgCGGcgccagggctggagcagtgCACCGATGGCACGGGACCGACCGGCGcgggaggggctggtggggctcCTGCGGGAGGGGCCGGCGGCCGTGATGGTGGAG cTCAGCTGCGAAACTGACTTCGTGGCGCGGACCAGCGAGTTCCAGCGCGTGGTGGTGCAGGCGGCGCTGGGCGCCATGGAGCTGTGCCGGAGAGCGCCCCCTGCCGCCCGGGCGTGCTCACAG CACTTCCTGCAGCCCGAGGAACTGGCCGAGCTCCGGACCGGGCCCGGGGGGGGGCCCCTGAATGAGGAGCTGGCGCTGGCCCAGG GCCGCCTGGGCGAGGCCGTGTCCCTGCGGCACGCCGCGTGGCTGCGGGTGCGCCCCGGGTCCGGTTTCGTGTCGGGGTACGCGCACGGGGGCCCCGCTGCGGATGCCGGTGCGGGGCCGGTGGCGCTGGGGACGTTGGGCGCGCTGGTCGCGTGCGGCGCGCGGGGCGTGGCGCGGGGCGGCGCGCGCGGGCCCGCGCTGGAGGCGCTCGGCCGGCAGGTGGCGCAGCACGTGGTGGGTTTCGCGCCGCGGCGCGTGGGGCGCGCGGGGAGGGCAcggggcgggaggggcggggggggggaggaggaggaggaggcgctGCTCGCGCAGGAGTTCCTGCACGCGCCGGGGCGCTGCGTGGCGCGCGTGCTGCGCGCGCGGGGCCCGCTCCGCGTCACCGGCTTCGTGCGCTTCCGCTGCGGGGAGGAGCCCACCGCGGACGTGACCTCACGGTGA
- the TSFM gene encoding elongation factor Ts, mitochondrial isoform X2 — translation MQRAARGALWALPARFFRAAAPVLAADKESLVQLRRRTGLPILQCRDALLRCGGDLAQAEVWLLEQARRQGWSSAPMARDRPAREGLVGLLREGPAAVMVELSCETDFVARTSEFQRVVVQAALGAMELCRRAPPAARACSQHFLQPEELAELRTGPGGGPLNEELALAQGRLGEAVSLRHAAWLRVRPGSGFVSGYAHGGPAADAGAGPVALGTLGALVACGARGVARGGARGPALEALGRQVAQHVVGFAPRRVGRAGRARGGRGGGGEEEEEALLAQEFLHAPGRCVARVLRARGPLRVTGFVRFRCGEEPTADVTSR, via the exons ATGCagcgggcggcgcggggcgcgCTGTG GGCTCTCCCGGCCCGGTTCTtccgcgccgccgccccggTGCTGGCGGCGGACAAGGAGTCGCTGGTGCAGCTGCGGCGCCGCACGGGGCTCCCGATCCTGCAGTGCCGCGATGCGCTGCTGCGCTGCGGGGGGGACCTGGCGCAG GCGGAGGtctggctgctggagcaggcgCGGcgccagggctggagcagtgCACCGATGGCACGGGACCGACCGGCGcgggaggggctggtggggctcCTGCGGGAGGGGCCGGCGGCCGTGATGGTGGAG cTCAGCTGCGAAACTGACTTCGTGGCGCGGACCAGCGAGTTCCAGCGCGTGGTGGTGCAGGCGGCGCTGGGCGCCATGGAGCTGTGCCGGAGAGCGCCCCCTGCCGCCCGGGCGTGCTCACAG CACTTCCTGCAGCCCGAGGAACTGGCCGAGCTCCGGACCGGGCCCGGGGGGGGGCCCCTGAATGAGGAGCTGGCGCTGGCCCAGG GCCGCCTGGGCGAGGCCGTGTCCCTGCGGCACGCCGCGTGGCTGCGGGTGCGCCCCGGGTCCGGTTTCGTGTCGGGGTACGCGCACGGGGGCCCCGCTGCGGATGCCGGTGCGGGGCCGGTGGCGCTGGGGACGTTGGGCGCGCTGGTCGCGTGCGGCGCGCGGGGCGTGGCGCGGGGCGGCGCGCGCGGGCCCGCGCTGGAGGCGCTCGGCCGGCAGGTGGCGCAGCACGTGGTGGGTTTCGCGCCGCGGCGCGTGGGGCGCGCGGGGAGGGCAcggggcgggaggggcggggggggggaggaggaggaggaggcgctGCTCGCGCAGGAGTTCCTGCACGCGCCGGGGCGCTGCGTGGCGCGCGTGCTGCGCGCGCGGGGCCCGCTCCGCGTCACCGGCTTCGTGCGCTTCCGCTGCGGGGAGGAGCCCACCGCGGACGTGACCTCACGGTGA
- the SLC11A2 gene encoding natural resistance-associated macrophage protein 2 isoform X1: MPKRYNLELADVANVKQAPDNWKGSTMGSSDMDQKASYEDASREPGEVVSTISSSMNPLQPPDTSSEEPFTTYFDSKIPIPEDEKQSCFSFRKLWAFTGPGFLMSIAYLDPGNIESDLQSGAVAGFKLLWVLMLATLIGLLLQRLAARLGVVTGLHLAEVCNRQYQKVPRIVLWLMVELAIIGSDMQEVIGSAIAINLLSMGKIPLWGGVLITIADTFVFLFLDKYGLRKLEAFFGFLITIMALTFGYEYITVRPNQEKLLKGLFVPYCQDCGTPQLEQAVGIVGAVIMPHNMYLHSALVKSRQVNRANKREVREANKYFFIESCIALFVSFIINIFVVTVFAEAFFEKNNADVNTVCINASSPHSSLFPNNNQTLEVDIYKGGVVLGCYFGPAALYIWAIGILAAGQSSTMTGTYSGQFAMEGFLNLRWSRFARVLLTRSIAITPTLFVAIFQDVEHLTGMNDFLNVLMSLQLPFALIPVLTFTSLPSVMNDFANGLFWRIAGGLLILLICSINMYFVVDYVMSLNHMALYIGAAVLSVIYLSFVAYLSWLCLIALGASFLACGTTHHLGLAACPELFLLNSVDTDTLVAR, translated from the exons CCGACGTGGCCAATGTAAAGCAGGCTCCAGACAACTGGAAGGGTTCGACCATGGGGAGCTCCGACATGGACCAGAAGGCATCCTACG AAGATGCCTCCCGGGAGCCCGGGGAGGTCGTCAGCACCATTTCCAGCAGCATGAACCCGCTGCAGCCGCCGGACACCTCCTCGGAGGAGCCTTTTACCACCTACTTCGACAGCAAGATCCCCATCCCCGAGGATGAAAAG CAATCCTGCTTCAGTTTCCGCAAGCTCTGGGCTTTCACGGGGCCAGGATTCCTGATGAGCATTGCCTACCTGGATCCAGGGAACATCGAGTCGGATTTACAGTCTGGGGCTGTCGCAGGCTTTAAG CTCCTGTGGGTCCTGATGCTGGCGACTCTGAtcgggctgctgctgcagcgcCTGGCGGCGCGCCTGGGGGTGGTGACGGGGCTGCACCTCGCCGAGGTCTGCAACCGGCAGTACCAGAAG GTTCCTCGGATTGTCCTCTGGCTGATGGTTGAACTCGCCATCATCGGCTCTGACATGCAGGAGGTCATCGGCTCGGCGATTGCCATCAACCTCCTGTCTATGGGCAA GATCCCGCTGTGGGGTGGAGTGCTCATCACCATCGCTGACACCTTCGTCTTTCTCTTCCTGGACAAATACG GCCTGCGGAAACTGGAAGCGTTCTTTGGCTTTCTCATCACCATCATGGCTCTCACGTTTGGATACGAG TACATCACAGTCAGACCCAACCAGGAGAAGCTGCTCAAGGGGCTCTTTGTCCCGTACTGCCAGGACTGTGGAACGCCGCAGCTGGAGCAGGCCGTGGGGATCGTGGGAGCTGTCATCATGCCCCACAACATGTACCTGCACTCGGCCTTGGTCAAG TCCCGGCAAGTGAACCGTGCAAACAAGAGGGAGGTCCGAGAAGCCAACAAGTATTTCTTCATCGAGTCCTGCATCGCTCTCTTTGTCTCCTTCATCATTAACATCTTCGTGGTGACCGTCTTTGCCGAGGCTTTCTTTGAGAAGAACAACGCGGACGTG AACACCGTCTGCATCAACGCCAGCAGCCCCCACTCCTCGCTCTTCCCCAACAACAACCAGACGCTGGAGGTGGACATCTACAAAGGG gGTGTGGTTCTGGGCTGTTACTTCGGTCCTGCTGCTCTCTACATCTGGGCCATCGGGATCCTCGCCGCCGGGCAGAGCTCCACCATGACGGGGACGTACTCGGGGCAGTTTGCCATGGAG GGCTTCCTGAACCTGCGCTGGTCCCGCTTTGCGCGGGTGCTGCTCACGCGCTCCATCGCCATCACCCCCACGCTCTTCGTCGCCATCTTCCAGGACGTGGAACACTTGACGGGCATGAACGACTTCCTCAACGTCCTCATGAGCCTCCAG CTTCCCTTCGCTCTGATCCCAGTCCTGACCTTCACCAGCCTGCCCAGTGTCATGAATGACTTTGCCAACGGGCT GTTCTGGAGGATCGCGGGGGGtctcctcatcctcctcatctGCAGCATCAACATGTACTTCGTGGTGGACTATGTCATGTCCCTCAACCACATGGCTCTGTACATCGGGGCTGCCGTGCTCAGCGTGATCTACCTGTCCTTTGTGGCCTATCTG agctggctgtgccTGATCGCGCTGGGCGCCTCCTTCCTGGCCTGCGGGACAACG CACCACTTGGGACTCGCCGCCTGCCCTGAGCTTTTCCTGCTCAACAGCGTGGACACGGACACACTCGTCGCCAGATGA
- the LOC115618603 gene encoding LOW QUALITY PROTEIN: 25-hydroxyvitamin D-1 alpha hydroxylase, mitochondrial (The sequence of the model RefSeq protein was modified relative to this genomic sequence to represent the inferred CDS: inserted 3 bases in 2 codons; deleted 2 bases in 2 codons), which yields MAPGLRLPARAARLLRCLPEPGGPPSPAAAPRGLAEMPGPSPAAFMFELLCRGGLRRLHELQVQGRARYGPLWKAAFGPILTVHVADARLIEQVLRQEGSFPVRSHLSSWKDYRECRGHAYGLLTAEGEEWQRLRRLLGRLLLCPRVAESFSGPVAAVVGDLVQRLQLQRDRHPQHLVHDLGTHFYRFGLEAISSVLFASRLGCLEPEVPRDTETFIRSINTMFVXALLTMAMPKPLLRLFPKPWDTFSPHRTGAVARGGGRWDTLERTCLTDHLAREKVPMKSIYGNVTELLLAGVDTISSTLSWSLYELAQHPGVQAALHRELAAAAAAGTAAGSVPLLRAVVKETLRLYPVIPANARIPDRDIXVGEYVCTQGESTLITLCHYATSRDGRVFAAPERFQPERWLRRASGHPFASLPFGIGKRSCIGRRLAELEIHQALAQILLRFEVRPEPGGSHVQPMTRTLLVPAATINLQFLTR from the exons ATGGCCCCGGGGCTGCGCCTGCCCGCCCGCGCTGCCCGGCTCCTCCGCTGCCTGCCCGAGCCGGGGGGTCCCCCCAGTCCCGCCGCTGCCCCCCGGGGCCTGGCTGAGATGCCGGGGCCCAGCCCGGCCGCCTTCATGTTCGAGCTGCTGTGCCGCGGGGGGCTGCGGAGGCTGCACGAGCTGCAG GTGCAAGGCCGGGCGCGCTATGGACCACTCTGGAAAGCCGCCTTCGGGCCCATCCTGACCGTGCATGTGGCCGACGCCAGGCTCATCGAGCAGGTTCTGCGCCAGGAGGGGTCCTTCCCGGTCCGCTCCCACCTCTCCTCATGGAAAGATTACCGGGAATGCCGTGGGCACGCGTATGGGCTGCTCACTGC GGAGGGTGAGGAGTGGCAGCGGCTGCGCCGGCTCCTGGggcggctgctgctgtgcccGCGCGTGGCCGAGTCCTTCTCGGGGCCGGTGGCCGCGGTGGTCGGGGACCTGGTGCAGCGGCTGCAACTGCAGCGCGACCGGCACCCGCAGCACCTCGTGCACGACCTCGGCACCCACTTCTACAGGTTCGGCCTGGAAG CAATCTCCTCCGTGCTGTTCGCCTCCCGCCTGGGCTGCCTGGAGCCGGAGGTGCCGCGGGACACCGAGACCTTCATCCGCTCCATCAACACCATGTTCG ATGCGCTGCTCACCATGGCCATGCCCAAGCCCCTGCTCCGCCTCTTCCCCAAGCCCTGGGACACCTTCT CGCCACATCGGACCGGCGCGGTGGCCCGAGGTGGTGGGCGCTGGGACACGCTGGAGAGGACGTGTCTGACCGACCACCTCGCGCGGGAGAAGGTGCCCATGAAGAGCATCTACGGCAACGTCACGGAG TTGCTGCTGGCCGGGGTGGACACG ATCTCGAGCACCCTGTCCTGGAGCCTGTACGAGCTGGCGCAGCACCCCGGGGTGCAGGCGGCGCTGCACCGGGAGCTCGCCGCCGCGGCCGCAGCCGGCACCGCCGCGGGCAGCGTGCCCCTGCTGAGGGCTGTGGTCAAGGAGACCCTCAG gCTCTATCCCGTCATTCCTGCCAATGCCCGT ATTCCTGACCGCGACAT CGTGGGTGAATACGTGTGCACGCAAGGTGAGAGC ACCCTCATCACTCTGTGCCATTACGCCACGTCCCGTGACGGCCGCGTGTTCGCGGCTCCCGAGCGCTTCCAGCCGGAGCGGTGGCTGCGCCGCGCCTCGGGCCACCCCTTCGCCTCCCTCCCCTTCGGCATCGGCAAACGCAGCTGCATCGGACGCCGCCTCGCGGAGCTCGAGATCCACCAGGCGCTGGCACAG ATCCTGCTGCGCTTTGAGGTGCGACCGGAGCCCGGCGGGAGCCACGTCCAGCCCATGACCCGCACCCTGCTCGTGCCCGCGGCCACCATCAACCTCCAGTTCCTCACCCGGTAG
- the METTL1 gene encoding tRNA (guanine-N(7)-)-methyltransferase: MEDPAAPPQKRFYRQRAHSNPLADHTLRYPARPQDMDWAALFPDFFPPDAPSGQPPPRVETLDVGCGYGGLLVALSGLFPQELALGLELRPRVAAFTGQRIRALRAAAPGRCRNVACVRGNAMKHLPHFFHRAQLRRMFFLFPDPHFKRTKHKWRIISPALLAEYGYVLRPGGLVYTVTDVPELHQWMVTHFREHPLFEEVPLGQLDSDPLLSLLGTVTEEGCRAQRGGRAPIPAVFRRLPDPPGA, from the exons ATGGAGGACCCGGCGGCGCCGCCACAGAAGCGGTTCTACCGGCAGCGCGCGCACTCGAACCCGCTGGCGGATCACACCCTGCGATA CCCCGCCCGCCCGCAGGACATGGACTGGGCCGCGCTCTTCCCGGACTTCTTCCCGCCCGATGCCCCCTCCGGGCAGCCGCCGCCCCGCGTGGAGACCCTCGACGTGGGCTGTGGCTACGGGGGGCTGCTGG TGGCGCTCTCGGGGCTGTTCCCGCAGGAGCTGgcgctggggctggagctgcgCCCCCGCGTGGCCGCCTTCACGGGGCAGCGCATCCGCGCGCTGCGGGCGGCGGCTCCCGGGCGCTGCCGCAACGTGGCGTGTGTGAGGGGCAACGCCATGAAGCACCTGCCCCACTTCTTCCATAGGGCGCAG CTCCGCCGCATGTTCTTCCTGTTCCCTGACCCCCACTTCAAGCGCACGAAGCACAAGTGGAGAATCATCAGCCCCGCGCTGCTGGCGGAGTACGGCTACGTGCTGCGCCCGGGG GGGCTGGTGTACACGGTGACGGACGTGCCTGAGCTGCACCAGTGGATGGTGACACACTTCAGGGAGCACCCGCTGTTCGAGGAAGTGCCGCTGGGCCAACTG GACTCGGACCCGCTGCTGTCGCTCCTGGGCACGGTGACCGAGGAGGGGTGTCGGGCACAGCGGGGGGGGCGGGCCCCGATCCCCGCCGTGTTCCGCCGCCTCCCGGACCCCCCCGGGGCCTGA
- the LOC115618602 gene encoding extensin-like yields MSRTSGLQRRTTFLISLTLVKLESVAAAPGEPEPAAAAAAAAGGGSDGSPHPGGRPVDAARPEDPGGGGRTKRPERLFQRQDALWISTTGPPDAAAPPGSPRTPSPGPTPITEASAPPPRPAAAAASRRPRSPTSTPPVVPPKPDPTLLPPPPVVPPKPDPASLPPPQPPLVPPKPDPASLPLPPAVPPKPPAASLPPAVPPKPDPPPRGVSKGTLEATGERGRTPPALATPRPPLLAQATWGCPEVTPEVAKPPPHPVSSPHPSAGPRRLRLTGTKPFKVVTPGDPLKATKGPLKATGSGAGGSRLSWPEGEGKGRPKAGGGKVGPEVGPRPSGRATCPR; encoded by the exons ATGAGCAGGACCAGCGGCCTCCAGCGCCGCACAACCTTCCTCATCTCCCTCACCCTCGTCAAGCTCGAGTCGGTGGCGGCAGCGCCGGGAGAACCggagccggcggcggcggccgcggcggcggcgggggggggcagcgATGGGTCCCCCCACCCCGGGGGGAGGCCGGTTGATGCCGCCCGCCCCGAGGATCCCGGTGGCGGCGGCAGAACGAAGCGGCCCGAGCGGCTCTTCCAGCGCCAGGACGCTCTTTGGATAAGTACAACCGGCCCCCCCGACGCTGCGGCCCCCCCCGGGAGCCCCCGGACCCCCAGCCCGGGCCCGACGCCCATCACCGAGGCCTCggccccccctccccgccccgccgccgccgccgcctcccgccggcCCCGTTCTCCCACCTCCACCCCCCCCGTCGTACCCCCAAAACCCGACCCGaccctgctgcccccccccccggttgTACCCCCCAAGCCCGACCCGGCGTCTCTTCCCCCCCCACAACCCCCGCTTGTCCCCCCCAAACCGGACCCGGCTTCGCTCCCGCTGCCCCCCGCCGTACCCCCGAAACCCCCCGCGGCCTCCCTCCCCCCCGCCGTACCCCCAAAACCCGACCCCCCTCCCCGAGGGGTGTCCAAGGGCACCTTGGAGGCAACAGGGGAGCGGGGCCGCACCCCCCCCGCCCTGGCGACCCCGCGCCCCCCGCTGCTGGCCCAGGCAACATGGGGGTGCCCCGAGGTGACCCCGGAGGTGGCCAAACCCCCCCCGCACCCCGTGTCCTCCCCGCACCCCTcggccgggccccgccggcTCCGCTTGACCGGGACGAAGCCGTTTAAAGTGGTGACCCCCGGGGACCCCCTGAAGGCGACCAAAGGGCCCCTGAAGGCgaccgggagcggggccgggggcagCCGCCTCTCGTGGCCCGAGGGCGAGGGCAAGGGGCGGCCCAAAGCCGGGGGGGGCAAAGTGGGACCCGAGGTGGGGCCGCGGCCGTCGGGACGGG CGACCTGCCCCCGGTAG
- the SLC11A2 gene encoding natural resistance-associated macrophage protein 2 isoform X2 codes for MGSSDMDQKASYEDASREPGEVVSTISSSMNPLQPPDTSSEEPFTTYFDSKIPIPEDEKQSCFSFRKLWAFTGPGFLMSIAYLDPGNIESDLQSGAVAGFKLLWVLMLATLIGLLLQRLAARLGVVTGLHLAEVCNRQYQKVPRIVLWLMVELAIIGSDMQEVIGSAIAINLLSMGKIPLWGGVLITIADTFVFLFLDKYGLRKLEAFFGFLITIMALTFGYEYITVRPNQEKLLKGLFVPYCQDCGTPQLEQAVGIVGAVIMPHNMYLHSALVKSRQVNRANKREVREANKYFFIESCIALFVSFIINIFVVTVFAEAFFEKNNADVNTVCINASSPHSSLFPNNNQTLEVDIYKGGVVLGCYFGPAALYIWAIGILAAGQSSTMTGTYSGQFAMEGFLNLRWSRFARVLLTRSIAITPTLFVAIFQDVEHLTGMNDFLNVLMSLQLPFALIPVLTFTSLPSVMNDFANGLFWRIAGGLLILLICSINMYFVVDYVMSLNHMALYIGAAVLSVIYLSFVAYLSWLCLIALGASFLACGTTHHLGLAACPELFLLNSVDTDTLVAR; via the exons ATGGGGAGCTCCGACATGGACCAGAAGGCATCCTACG AAGATGCCTCCCGGGAGCCCGGGGAGGTCGTCAGCACCATTTCCAGCAGCATGAACCCGCTGCAGCCGCCGGACACCTCCTCGGAGGAGCCTTTTACCACCTACTTCGACAGCAAGATCCCCATCCCCGAGGATGAAAAG CAATCCTGCTTCAGTTTCCGCAAGCTCTGGGCTTTCACGGGGCCAGGATTCCTGATGAGCATTGCCTACCTGGATCCAGGGAACATCGAGTCGGATTTACAGTCTGGGGCTGTCGCAGGCTTTAAG CTCCTGTGGGTCCTGATGCTGGCGACTCTGAtcgggctgctgctgcagcgcCTGGCGGCGCGCCTGGGGGTGGTGACGGGGCTGCACCTCGCCGAGGTCTGCAACCGGCAGTACCAGAAG GTTCCTCGGATTGTCCTCTGGCTGATGGTTGAACTCGCCATCATCGGCTCTGACATGCAGGAGGTCATCGGCTCGGCGATTGCCATCAACCTCCTGTCTATGGGCAA GATCCCGCTGTGGGGTGGAGTGCTCATCACCATCGCTGACACCTTCGTCTTTCTCTTCCTGGACAAATACG GCCTGCGGAAACTGGAAGCGTTCTTTGGCTTTCTCATCACCATCATGGCTCTCACGTTTGGATACGAG TACATCACAGTCAGACCCAACCAGGAGAAGCTGCTCAAGGGGCTCTTTGTCCCGTACTGCCAGGACTGTGGAACGCCGCAGCTGGAGCAGGCCGTGGGGATCGTGGGAGCTGTCATCATGCCCCACAACATGTACCTGCACTCGGCCTTGGTCAAG TCCCGGCAAGTGAACCGTGCAAACAAGAGGGAGGTCCGAGAAGCCAACAAGTATTTCTTCATCGAGTCCTGCATCGCTCTCTTTGTCTCCTTCATCATTAACATCTTCGTGGTGACCGTCTTTGCCGAGGCTTTCTTTGAGAAGAACAACGCGGACGTG AACACCGTCTGCATCAACGCCAGCAGCCCCCACTCCTCGCTCTTCCCCAACAACAACCAGACGCTGGAGGTGGACATCTACAAAGGG gGTGTGGTTCTGGGCTGTTACTTCGGTCCTGCTGCTCTCTACATCTGGGCCATCGGGATCCTCGCCGCCGGGCAGAGCTCCACCATGACGGGGACGTACTCGGGGCAGTTTGCCATGGAG GGCTTCCTGAACCTGCGCTGGTCCCGCTTTGCGCGGGTGCTGCTCACGCGCTCCATCGCCATCACCCCCACGCTCTTCGTCGCCATCTTCCAGGACGTGGAACACTTGACGGGCATGAACGACTTCCTCAACGTCCTCATGAGCCTCCAG CTTCCCTTCGCTCTGATCCCAGTCCTGACCTTCACCAGCCTGCCCAGTGTCATGAATGACTTTGCCAACGGGCT GTTCTGGAGGATCGCGGGGGGtctcctcatcctcctcatctGCAGCATCAACATGTACTTCGTGGTGGACTATGTCATGTCCCTCAACCACATGGCTCTGTACATCGGGGCTGCCGTGCTCAGCGTGATCTACCTGTCCTTTGTGGCCTATCTG agctggctgtgccTGATCGCGCTGGGCGCCTCCTTCCTGGCCTGCGGGACAACG CACCACTTGGGACTCGCCGCCTGCCCTGAGCTTTTCCTGCTCAACAGCGTGGACACGGACACACTCGTCGCCAGATGA